In the Sandaracinus amylolyticus genome, GCTCGTACCCGGTGAGCGCGAGCTCGGGCATCACCGCGAGCTTCGCGCCGGCGCGCTGCGCATCCGCGAGCAGCGCGTCGATCCAGGAGATCCTCTGTTCCAGGGGCGCGCGATCGCCGCGCACCTGCACCGCAGCCACTCGTACCGTCACGGCGCGCGAAGGTATCAAGATTTACACGGCGCGCGAGCAGAAACTCTCGACCGGGCGGATCGGGCCGGAATTCCAACCACGGACGGTCGCCCAGAGCCCCCGAGAAGGGACGGACCGGACTCCTCGCGGCCCTCCGTGGTTGGAATTTCCGTCGTGTTCGTCCGCTCGGAGCGACGACGACGTCCTTCTTCGAGGAGCCTCGTCTGGCGAGGGGTCGAGGCCGACGTCGTTCTCGACGAGCTCGTCTGGCGAGGGGTCGACGACGTCCCCGTTTTTGACGATTTCGTCTGGCGGAGGGCGACGACACCCACCTTTTTGACGAGTTCGTCTGGCGGAGGGCGACGACACCCACCTTTTTGACGAGTTCGTCTGGCGGAGGCCGACGACACCCACCTTTTTGACGAGTTCGTCTGGGGGAGGGCGACGACACCCACCTTTTTGACGAGCTCGTCTGGCGGAGGGTCGACGACAACCGTTTTTTGACGATTTCGTCTGGCCGGGGACGGCTCAGCCGTCGCTCAGGGTGAAGCGCGCGCCGTCGGCGATGCTGGGCACGTGGTAGTAGTCGCGGATCTGCGCGATCCGGTCGCCGTCCCACTCGACGCGCACGAAGTACGCGGGGCGATCGCCGCCGTCGCGGAACATCGCGATCGCCGGGGCGCCGTCGACCGATCCCGCGACCGCGCGCAGGCGCTCGCGGGGCGCGATCTCCGCGTACCGCGACCAGTACTCGGCGACCCGCACACCGCGGCGCTGGGTGCGCGAGACCAGGTCGAGGCGGGACTCCTCGGTGACGAGCGCACGCAGCGCGTCCCAGTCGCGCGCGTCGAAGAGCCGGGCGTAGAGCCGCAGGCGCGCGTCGATCTCGGGCGGTCGTGGCGTGTCGGCGTCGCGAGGGACGCGGGCTCGCGCGCGCTGCAGCGCCGACTTCACCGCGGGCACCGTGGTGCCCATCGCGCCGGCCGTCTCCTCGATCGTCAGGCCGAGCACGTCCTTGAGCACGATCGCGCTGCGCTGGGCGGGCGGCAGCTCGGCGAACACGGTGAGCGCCGCCTCGACGAGCGTGGGATCGACCCCTCGCTCCTCGGGGCCGGTCGGGTCGGGGACCTCGGCGACCAGGTCGACGTGCTTGCGCTCGTAGCGTCGCAGGAAGTCCATGGCGGTGTTGTGCGCGATGCGGAAGAGCCAGGGCTCGAGCGGCGGCGGCTCGTCGAGGGTCGCGAGCGCGTAGAACGCCTTGGCGAGCGTGTCCTGCACGACGTCCTCGCCGTCGAAGACCGAGCCGGTCATGCGGGCGCAGTAGCGGTGCAGCCGCGGCCGCAGGTGCGCGACGAGCGCGTGGAAGCGATCGAGATCGGGCGAGGTGCTCATGCGATCGGCTCGATCCCTCGTGCCGTGACGCCGAGCGCGATGGTCTCCGGCAGGGCCGCTCCGCGCAATGCGTCGACGACGGCGGCGGCCACACCGTCGGGATCGAGCGGCGCCTCGAAGCGCCGCATGTACTCGGCGGCGCTGATCCCCGCCCACGCGCCGTGGCCGGCCGCGGCGACCGCGGCGATCTCGGTCCCGACCACGAGCTGCTTCGGGAGCACCGCGCGGAAGCGCAGGCCGAGCGCGCGCCGGTCCGCCTGCTCCTGCGCGTAGCCCGCGAGCCACCACGACGCCCGCTTCGCCCCCGCGTAGCCGCCCGCGAGGTGCGCGCCGTGCAGCGCGGCACCGCTCGAGACGATCACCATCGCGCTCCCGGGCGCGAGCGGGAGCGAGAGCGCGCCGCGCACGAAGTGGAACGCCGACTTCGTGTCGGTCTCCCAGGCCGCGGCGAAGCTCTCCCAGGTCTGCTCCGGGAGCGTCGCCATGCGCGGCGTGATGCCGGCGGCGAGCACCACGAGCTCGGGCCGCACCTCGCGCAGCAGTCGCTCGACCGTCGCTCCGTCCGCCGCGTCGCCCTGCACCGTCTCGATGTTCGGCGCCTCCGCGCGCAGCGCGGCGAGCCGCGCGGCGTCCCGCCCCACCCCGACCACCCGCGCCCCCGCCGCGGCCAGCCGCAGCGCGGTGGCCCGGCCGATGCCGGAGCTCGCTCCGGTGACGATCGCCCGCTTGCCTCTCGGATCCGTCATGCACGCCTCCGGAGAGATGACGATCGAGGGGCGACGGAAGTAGCGCGCGCGGCGAACATCGTTCGGGCCCTGGGGTCGACCGTGCAGCTCGCCGGAATTGGCCGGGAGCCTCGCGCGGGCATTCGCGAGGCCTTCCACGAGCTGCACGATCGGCCGCAGGGCCCGAACGTCGGTCAGGTGGCGACGAGCTCGTCGAGCACGCCGCGCGGGAGCGCGGGATCGCCGAAATTGTCGAGATAACCCGCGCCGTTGCGCAGGCCGACGGCGCTGCCGATCGTGTTCAGCAGCTTGTTGTGGTTGGGGTCGCTGTCGTCGATGACGACGTACTGGCCCTGGCGCAGGAAGCCGTTCGCGCTCCCCGCGAGCACCCACGGCACGTTGTTGCGACCGTGCGGCGGGCCGTTGCTCAGATCGTTGAGCCAACACGCGACGCCGCGATCGAGCAGCGGCGTTCCGTCGGCCTGGGTGATCGCGCGCAGGCGATTCACGAGGTGCAGGAACGTGCGCGCGAACTGGCGATCGATGTCGCCGTGCAGCGCGTCCGCGCCCGCGATGATCCCGCCCGACGAGTCGTGCGAGAGCCGTCGGTGCGAGATGTAGTGGTAGTTCTCCATGAGCACGCGCGTCGTGGAGTGGCGGAAGCGCGTGGAGCCGTCGTTGCCGTTGCCGACCTGGATCGCGACCGAGCGCGTGTAGCCGCACGCGACCGCGAGCGCGGCGATGTCCATGTGGAGGCGCGCGGACTCGAGCGTCTCGTCGCCGTCGGTGCTGTCGAAGCCGGGGGCCGCGCCCTCGAGCGCGCGCTCTTGATCCGCGGTCATGCGGCACGAGAGCGTGATCTCGACGTCGCGGATCGAGTCGCGGTGGAGCTCGAGGCGGCGGCGATCGGTCGTCGAGAGGCGCGGGTGCGCGAGGATGCGCGACATCTGTCCGCGCACGAGATCGTCGACGCCGCGCTGGCGCAGCGCCGACAGGCGGGCGGCCTCGTCGGTGCCGCCGCTCGTGCTGCCGGTGATGGCGCGGTACGCGTCGAGCGGGTTGTTCAGCGCCGCACGGCGCTGCGCGGGGCCGCGATACGAGATGCACGCACCGCCGAGCCAACCACCGGCGCGACCCGCGTAGAGGAAGAGCGAGTCGCGCCCACCGGGGTTGAGCTCGCGGCCGATGCGGTGATCGATCGACTCGCCCGCGGCCTCGCTGTCGCCGCCCGCGCGCAGCACGGTCGGACCGCGGGCGGTGAGGCACTGCAGCGCGCCGCGCGCGTGGCCGTCGCCGTAGTCGTAGCCCTGCATGTCGAGCCCGCCGACGACGAGCAGGTGCTGCTTCACGCTGCCGAGCTCCTCGAGCGCGCGGCCCGAGAGCGACGCGTCGGTGAGCGCGCCGGTGTTGCGCGGCCAGAAGCGCTCGGGCTCGTCGCCGAGCTCGGTGCGCTGCGCCTGCGCGACGCCGTTGGCCTGGCGGAAGAAGATCGCGAAGGTCTCGTCCTCGGGCGCGGCCTTCGCAGTGGACGGCGCGAGGCTCTCGAGGGCGGGGAGCGCGAGGCTCACACCCGCGGCGCGCAGGACGAAGCGTCGGGACAGCCTCACGGGAGCTCCTCCATGCTGCGCGCGCGGAAGGCGCGCGAGGCGGTGATCTCGATCATCACGTCGGTCACCGCGAGCGAGCCCGCGCGCGAGCCCTGCGCGAGGCGGTGCACCAGGTTGTCGTCGGTCGCGACGTGGGGACGGCCCATCGCGTACTCGAGCCAGTGCTGCGCGTAGCAGACGTGCGCGCTGCCGCTCGCGGCGAGGCTCTCCGCGAGATCGATCGCGTCGGCGACCGGGGTCTGCTCGTGATCGATGAACGGCGACGCGTCGGTGCGCACCGGCATGTCGTTGTCGGTGGTGCGCCACGCGCCGGTCGCGTCGTAGCCCTCGAACGGGAAGCCGAACGGGTTGATCAGCGTCTGGTGGCAGCCCGCGCAGAGCGAGTTGGTCTCGGTGTGCGCCTCGACGGTCTCGCGGTTGGTGCGGCCCATCGCGGCGGGCAGCGGCGGGATGTCGTCGGGCGGTGCGGAGATCGGCACGCACGCGATGCGCTCGGCGACGAACACACCGCGGTGGATCGGATCGGGATCGACGCTCGTCGCGTGCGAGGCGAGGAAGCCCGAGAGCGTGAGCACGCCACGTCGCTGCGCGGGATCGAGCGAGACCAGCGTGGGATCGGCGCCGAACGTGCCGCTCACGCCGTAGAGGCGCGCGAGCTCGGCATCGACGAAGGTCTCGCTGGAGGTGAGCAGATCCGCGTAGGTCCCATCGCGGGTGAAGACGACGTGCTCGACGAACTGATCGAGCTCGCGGGTGGCGCGCGCCGCGAAGTCGGACGGCGCATCGGGGAAGCGCTCGGTCGAGGGACGGATCTGCGCGAACCGCGCGGCGTCGAAGAGCTGCGCGTGGAAGCGCTGGACGACGTTCACGGCGCGGGCGCTCTCGAGCAGGCGGGTCGCCTCGGCGCGGATGCCCTCTTCGGTGCGCAGCGCGCCGGTGCGCGCGGCCTCGAACAGCGCGTCGTCGGGCATGGTGCCGACGAGGAAGTAGGAGAGGCGCGAGGCGAGCTCGTAGTCGCCGAGCAGGATCGTGCCCTCGGTCGGGTCGACCGCGCGCTCGATGCGGTAGAGGAATTCGGGCGAGAGCAGCACGCCCTCGATCACGAGACGGAGCCCGGCGACGTGCTGCGAGCTCGCGTCGGGATAGAGCGTGCGGCCGGTCTGGTAGAGCGTGAGGAACGCCTCGCGCTCGGCGTCCTCGATGGGGCGGCGGAAGCCGCGGGTGACGAGGTCGGTGATGAACGAGATCGCGCGTGCGTCGTCGTTCGCGCCCTCGTTGCTCGCGACGCGCGCGAGGCGCGCGGGATCGGAGGTGACGTGCTGCGCGAGGTCGGCGGCGGCGCGACGGTACGCACCGAGGAGCACCTCGTCGACCTCGAGCGCGGCGCCCTGGTTGTCGAAGAGGAACCCACTGACGCGCGGGTCGTCGCGCAGCGTGACCGTCGTGGGCAGCGCGCCTTCGATGCGGAGCAGATCGGCGACGGTCGCGCGCCACTCCGCGTGGGTGAGGCGCGGTGCGCGGGACTGGGGCGCGGGCGCGTCGAGCGCAGGATCGATCGGGACCGTCGGATCGGTGGGATCGGTCGGATCGGTCGGATCGGTGGGATCCGTCGGGTCGGTGGGATCCGTCGGATCGGTCGGGTCGGTGGGATCCGGCGGGGTGCGTGGCGGCGTCCCCGTCGGGCCCGACGCGCCGTCGAGGAGGAACCCCTCGCAGGCGCCGAGCATCAGCAGCGCGAGCGCCGCGCCGAAGCGAGCCCATCTCATCGGATGTGCCGAGGAGCAACGATCGGTCCGGCGCGCGCGCGCGTGAATGCGCTGGAGAATCGAGGCCCCGGGCGACGCGCGGAGCGCTCCGTGCGCCGCGGCGCGGCGCATGCGCGGTTCCGGCTTCGCGTCGTGCGCGCCGCATCGTATACACCCGCGCATGAGCGACGACGTCTTGGTCTCGCGCGCCCTCGCGCGTCTTCGTGATCCCGGTAGCCCGCTCCTCGCCGAGGGCATCGCGCTGGTCGTCGAGGCCGCGCTCGAGCGCCCGCTGCGCGAGGTGGTCGATGCGCAGCGCGCGATCGATCTCGTGGTCGCGGCGATCGACGACGAGAAGGTCGAGCGCGCGCTCACGACGGTGGCGCGTCCCGCGATGGATCGTCAGCGCGCGGCGCTGGCGGCGAAGGGCGAGACGCTGGGCGCGTATCTGCCCGAAGGCGCATCGGTGCTGCTCGACGACATCGCCGCGGGCACGCGCCCGCCGCGTGGGGAATGGGCGCAGAAGCTGGTCGAT is a window encoding:
- a CDS encoding sigma-70 family RNA polymerase sigma factor encodes the protein MSTSPDLDRFHALVAHLRPRLHRYCARMTGSVFDGEDVVQDTLAKAFYALATLDEPPPLEPWLFRIAHNTAMDFLRRYERKHVDLVAEVPDPTGPEERGVDPTLVEAALTVFAELPPAQRSAIVLKDVLGLTIEETAGAMGTTVPAVKSALQRARARVPRDADTPRPPEIDARLRLYARLFDARDWDALRALVTEESRLDLVSRTQRRGVRVAEYWSRYAEIAPRERLRAVAGSVDGAPAIAMFRDGGDRPAYFVRVEWDGDRIAQIRDYYHVPSIADGARFTLSDG
- a CDS encoding SDR family oxidoreductase; translated protein: MTDPRGKRAIVTGASSGIGRATALRLAAAGARVVGVGRDAARLAALRAEAPNIETVQGDAADGATVERLLREVRPELVVLAAGITPRMATLPEQTWESFAAAWETDTKSAFHFVRGALSLPLAPGSAMVIVSSGAALHGAHLAGGYAGAKRASWWLAGYAQEQADRRALGLRFRAVLPKQLVVGTEIAAVAAAGHGAWAGISAAEYMRRFEAPLDPDGVAAAVVDALRGAALPETIALGVTARGIEPIA
- a CDS encoding DUF1552 domain-containing protein, whose amino-acid sequence is MRLSRRFVLRAAGVSLALPALESLAPSTAKAAPEDETFAIFFRQANGVAQAQRTELGDEPERFWPRNTGALTDASLSGRALEELGSVKQHLLVVGGLDMQGYDYGDGHARGALQCLTARGPTVLRAGGDSEAAGESIDHRIGRELNPGGRDSLFLYAGRAGGWLGGACISYRGPAQRRAALNNPLDAYRAITGSTSGGTDEAARLSALRQRGVDDLVRGQMSRILAHPRLSTTDRRRLELHRDSIRDVEITLSCRMTADQERALEGAAPGFDSTDGDETLESARLHMDIAALAVACGYTRSVAIQVGNGNDGSTRFRHSTTRVLMENYHYISHRRLSHDSSGGIIAGADALHGDIDRQFARTFLHLVNRLRAITQADGTPLLDRGVACWLNDLSNGPPHGRNNVPWVLAGSANGFLRQGQYVVIDDSDPNHNKLLNTIGSAVGLRNGAGYLDNFGDPALPRGVLDELVAT
- a CDS encoding DUF1592 domain-containing protein yields the protein MRWARFGAALALLMLGACEGFLLDGASGPTGTPPRTPPDPTDPTDPTDPTDPTDPTDPTDPTDPTDPTVPIDPALDAPAPQSRAPRLTHAEWRATVADLLRIEGALPTTVTLRDDPRVSGFLFDNQGAALEVDEVLLGAYRRAAADLAQHVTSDPARLARVASNEGANDDARAISFITDLVTRGFRRPIEDAEREAFLTLYQTGRTLYPDASSQHVAGLRLVIEGVLLSPEFLYRIERAVDPTEGTILLGDYELASRLSYFLVGTMPDDALFEAARTGALRTEEGIRAEATRLLESARAVNVVQRFHAQLFDAARFAQIRPSTERFPDAPSDFAARATRELDQFVEHVVFTRDGTYADLLTSSETFVDAELARLYGVSGTFGADPTLVSLDPAQRRGVLTLSGFLASHATSVDPDPIHRGVFVAERIACVPISAPPDDIPPLPAAMGRTNRETVEAHTETNSLCAGCHQTLINPFGFPFEGYDATGAWRTTDNDMPVRTDASPFIDHEQTPVADAIDLAESLAASGSAHVCYAQHWLEYAMGRPHVATDDNLVHRLAQGSRAGSLAVTDVMIEITASRAFRARSMEELP